In Blastopirellula sediminis, the following proteins share a genomic window:
- a CDS encoding ATPase, T2SS/T4P/T4SS family, whose product MQRISSLILATAALAVVLSAPVYLSAQEGAAAPATAPATETPAAAPAPAPAASTPAASPSGPRIGEPGDYGFVNPVMLLMAWGLYLCWVYSTTWVSVDSERMKLSQAGWVSANFWPFFLLSWAFIALVPFFLGFFFAVALYVVPLWIYINKRNAMLDPHLRVMTPDHIRFVMSQMSGGKVAAERKEPWDMGPSVELIPKGGSGEQNTANLYNAKKAPDAYVWVKELIAEIHERRASKVLMDYGKDNVQMKYFIDGVWHAGEARDRESSDLMLALMKLISALKPEDRRSRQQGTFGANYGKAKYTCKISSQGVPTGERVLLELSGNDPKLTTLIDLGMREKLLEEVKQAMLEPHGLFIFSARPEGGLSTLYSLGIGSTDRLIRDFAGLEKTTSKEPEILNVNLMTYDPENQAQEQLLPTLLRKQPDVLVFREIDNATTMEVLIDQAAEKNLVFTSTRAKEAVEAILRVMAIGAEPKAFAQAISASLNMRLCRRLCDKCREPFQPTPQMLQKLGIPAGRVDTLYRAGKPNPEDPKSICTKCGGIGYYGRVGIFEFVKVNDAFRKALVSQPRLETLRAAAKQAGNRTMQEEGILLAVSGVTSLEEIGRALKE is encoded by the coding sequence ATGCAGCGCATCTCTTCGCTTATCCTTGCGACGGCCGCACTGGCGGTCGTCTTATCGGCGCCGGTCTACCTATCCGCCCAGGAAGGGGCCGCAGCGCCCGCGACGGCGCCTGCCACGGAAACGCCCGCCGCTGCGCCAGCGCCCGCTCCGGCCGCATCGACTCCGGCGGCTTCGCCATCGGGGCCAAGAATCGGCGAGCCGGGCGACTACGGATTCGTCAATCCGGTCATGCTGTTGATGGCGTGGGGGCTTTATCTTTGCTGGGTCTATTCGACGACCTGGGTCAGCGTCGACAGCGAACGCATGAAGCTGTCGCAAGCCGGCTGGGTCTCGGCCAACTTCTGGCCTTTCTTCCTGTTGAGCTGGGCGTTCATCGCGCTGGTGCCGTTTTTCCTCGGCTTCTTCTTCGCCGTCGCCCTCTACGTCGTGCCGCTCTGGATTTATATCAACAAGCGGAACGCGATGCTCGATCCTCACTTGCGCGTGATGACGCCGGACCACATCCGCTTTGTGATGTCGCAAATGTCGGGCGGAAAAGTGGCGGCGGAGCGAAAAGAGCCGTGGGACATGGGACCGAGCGTCGAACTGATCCCGAAAGGGGGAAGCGGCGAACAGAACACCGCCAATCTCTACAACGCGAAGAAGGCGCCGGACGCTTATGTCTGGGTCAAAGAGCTGATCGCCGAAATTCATGAACGCCGCGCGTCCAAGGTTTTGATGGACTACGGCAAAGACAACGTACAGATGAAGTACTTCATCGACGGCGTCTGGCACGCCGGCGAAGCCCGGGATCGCGAATCGAGCGATCTGATGCTGGCGCTGATGAAGTTGATCTCGGCTCTGAAGCCGGAAGATCGCCGCTCGCGACAGCAGGGAACGTTTGGCGCCAATTACGGGAAGGCGAAGTACACCTGCAAGATCTCGAGCCAAGGCGTTCCGACCGGCGAACGAGTCTTGCTGGAATTGTCCGGCAACGATCCGAAGCTGACCACCTTGATCGACTTGGGAATGCGAGAAAAGCTGCTGGAAGAAGTCAAGCAAGCGATGCTCGAGCCGCATGGGCTATTCATCTTTTCGGCGCGGCCGGAAGGCGGTCTCTCGACGCTCTATTCGCTGGGCATCGGTTCGACTGACCGTTTGATTCGCGACTTCGCCGGTCTCGAAAAGACGACCTCCAAAGAGCCGGAGATTCTGAACGTCAACTTGATGACCTACGATCCGGAGAACCAGGCGCAAGAGCAATTGCTGCCGACCTTGCTTCGCAAGCAACCGGACGTGCTGGTGTTTCGCGAGATCGACAACGCTACGACGATGGAAGTGCTGATCGACCAAGCGGCTGAAAAGAACTTGGTCTTCACTTCCACCCGCGCCAAGGAGGCGGTCGAAGCGATCTTGCGCGTGATGGCGATCGGCGCCGAGCCGAAAGCGTTCGCCCAGGCGATCAGCGCTTCGCTCAATATGCGGCTTTGCCGTCGCTTGTGCGACAAGTGCCGTGAACCGTTCCAGCCGACGCCGCAGATGTTGCAGAAGTTGGGGATTCCGGCCGGACGCGTCGATACGCTCTATCGCGCCGGCAAGCCGAATCCGGAAGATCCGAAGTCGATTTGCACCAAGTGCGGCGGCATTGGGTACTACGGTCGCGTCGGCATCTTCGAATTCGTGAAAGTGAACGACGCCTTCCGCAAAGCGCTGGTGTCGCAGCCGCGACTGGAAACGTTGCGAGCCGCCGCCAAACAGGCCGGCAATCGCACGATGCAGGAGGAAGGGATTCTGCTGGCGGTCAGCGGCGTTACGTCGCTGGAAGAAATCGGTCGCGCACTTAAAGAATAA
- a CDS encoding type IV pilus twitching motility protein PilT encodes MSDGPELKEKYLKKKVELEVDKIFRACVKLEGSDLHMKVGRPPIVRINGTLRELNREAVDGEEMVRLLIPLLDERNKKILEENGGADFAHSIDVDGVRWRFRVNMLTQLGNLGLVARRISNWIPNFEGLHLPPVMESLCKFDQGMVLLAGVTGSGKSTTIASMLNWINRNYSKHILTLEDPIEFVYTEDKCLINQREIGQDVKNFEIAMGHAVREDPDIILIGEMRDQETFLTAIHAAETGHLVFGTIHASSAPSTIGRILDLFPEEMHGSIRSAIAFNMRGIVAQKLLKSIKPGVGRVPTVEIMTLSPMIQKLILEGKDSKLPDAIRVGKDDGMQDFTMSLKGLIDEELIDRETAFAVAPNLEALKMSLKGINVSQPGMV; translated from the coding sequence ATGTCGGATGGCCCGGAACTCAAAGAAAAATACCTGAAGAAGAAAGTAGAGCTGGAGGTCGACAAGATCTTCCGAGCCTGCGTGAAGTTGGAAGGTTCCGACTTGCATATGAAAGTCGGGCGCCCGCCGATCGTGCGCATCAACGGTACGCTGCGCGAGTTGAATCGCGAAGCGGTCGACGGCGAAGAAATGGTTCGCCTGTTGATTCCGCTGCTCGACGAACGCAACAAGAAGATTCTGGAAGAAAACGGCGGGGCGGACTTCGCGCATTCGATTGACGTCGACGGCGTTCGCTGGCGTTTCCGCGTGAACATGTTGACGCAGCTCGGCAACCTGGGGCTGGTCGCTCGTCGCATTAGCAACTGGATTCCGAACTTCGAAGGGCTCCACTTGCCGCCGGTGATGGAGTCGCTCTGCAAGTTCGACCAGGGGATGGTGCTGCTCGCCGGGGTGACCGGTTCCGGTAAGAGTACGACGATCGCGTCGATGCTCAACTGGATTAACCGCAACTATTCCAAGCACATCCTGACGCTGGAAGACCCGATCGAATTCGTCTACACCGAAGACAAGTGCTTGATTAACCAGCGCGAAATCGGGCAGGACGTCAAGAACTTTGAAATCGCGATGGGGCACGCGGTGCGTGAAGACCCCGACATCATCCTGATCGGCGAAATGCGTGATCAGGAAACGTTCCTCACGGCGATTCACGCGGCGGAAACCGGGCACTTGGTGTTTGGTACGATTCACGCCTCCAGCGCGCCGAGCACCATCGGTCGTATTCTCGACTTGTTCCCTGAAGAAATGCATGGCTCGATTCGCAGCGCCATCGCGTTCAACATGCGCGGCATCGTCGCCCAAAAGCTGTTGAAGTCGATCAAGCCGGGCGTCGGCCGCGTGCCGACGGTCGAGATCATGACCCTCAGCCCGATGATTCAAAAGCTGATTCTGGAAGGGAAGGACAGCAAGCTGCCTGACGCGATCCGAGTCGGTAAGGACGATGGTATGCAGGACTTCACGATGAGTCTGAAGGGGCTGATCGATGAGGAGTTGATCGATCGCGAGACTGCGTTCGCCGTCGCGCCGAATTTGGAAGCTTTGAAGATGTCGCTCAAGGGCATCAATGTTTCGCAACCTGGTATGGTCTAA
- a CDS encoding DUF1559 domain-containing protein: MSIALGMRRRGFTLVELLVVIAIIGVLIALLLPAVQQAREAARRMSCTNNLKQLGLACHNYADTFKTFPSGAVQSSSNGYVNAWSWGSLVLPQLEQNNLYDLMGVTKNSMNTPLSTAVNSATNLGMVAEIDAFRCPSDTASVLPSCRNVKNPTTGVAQTGCASGTSVRAFAGGTPTPVFLQTSTTNYVACSGVYDTQVFKNNGIIFNNSKTGFQSMTDGTSNTFLVGERAEYQGVGTWAGVAAMNANATSYNANSMGKVSVPPNYKDQTATTYGAAGTMWDGFSSNHPGGTQFAFGDGSVKFIAETINFGNSDIALTSIEAPSDPVNLSPTIPTPSVLGVYQKLGIRNDGQTIGEY, translated from the coding sequence ATGTCTATCGCTCTAGGTATGCGCCGTCGAGGTTTTACGCTCGTCGAACTTCTGGTCGTGATCGCCATCATCGGCGTCTTGATCGCCCTTCTGTTGCCGGCCGTGCAGCAAGCTCGTGAAGCTGCTCGTCGTATGTCCTGCACCAACAATCTGAAGCAACTCGGTTTGGCTTGCCACAACTACGCGGACACGTTCAAGACGTTTCCGTCGGGCGCCGTCCAGAGCAGCAGCAACGGCTACGTCAACGCTTGGTCGTGGGGCTCGCTGGTCCTGCCGCAGCTCGAACAAAACAACCTGTACGACCTGATGGGCGTCACCAAGAACAGCATGAACACCCCGCTGAGCACCGCCGTCAACAGCGCGACGAACCTCGGCATGGTCGCTGAAATCGACGCCTTCCGTTGCCCGAGCGACACCGCCAGCGTTCTGCCGAGCTGCCGCAACGTCAAGAACCCGACGACCGGCGTCGCTCAGACCGGCTGCGCCTCCGGCACTTCGGTCCGCGCCTTCGCGGGCGGTACCCCGACTCCGGTCTTCCTGCAGACCAGCACCACCAACTACGTCGCTTGCTCGGGCGTTTACGACACCCAGGTGTTCAAGAACAACGGGATCATCTTCAACAACAGCAAGACCGGCTTCCAGTCGATGACCGACGGCACCAGCAACACCTTCCTGGTCGGCGAACGTGCTGAATACCAAGGGGTGGGCACCTGGGCTGGCGTCGCCGCGATGAACGCCAACGCCACCAGCTACAACGCCAACTCGATGGGCAAGGTCAGCGTTCCGCCGAACTACAAAGATCAGACCGCGACCACCTATGGCGCCGCCGGCACCATGTGGGACGGCTTCAGCAGCAACCACCCGGGCGGCACCCAGTTCGCCTTCGGCGACGGCTCGGTGAAGTTCATTGCGGAAACGATCAACTTCGGCAACTCGGACATCGCTTTGACCAGCATCGAAGCCCCGAGCGATCCGGTGAACCTGTCGCCGACGATCCCGACCCCGTCCGTGCTCGGCGTTTACCAAAAGCTTGGTATCCGCAACGACGGTCAGACGATCGGCGAATATTAA
- the hisF gene encoding imidazole glycerol phosphate synthase subunit HisF, whose amino-acid sequence MLAHRVIPCLDVDHGRVVKGTNFVNLRDAGDPVQVASRYEQEGADELVFLDICASHEERAIMLDVVKRTAEQVFMPLTVGGGIRTIEDIRALLNAGSDKVSINSAACKNPEFVREAARRFGSQCIVVNIDPKRVKNEAGEEIWEVHINGGRTPTGLEAVSWAKRVEELGAGEIVLTSMDCDGSKDGYDLEVTRAVSEAVSIPVVASGGAGKPEHLADAIQLGKADAALAASIFHFGEYSIAETKRIMAERGVAVRI is encoded by the coding sequence ATGCTGGCTCATCGCGTGATTCCTTGTCTAGACGTCGACCACGGTCGCGTCGTGAAAGGAACCAACTTCGTCAACCTGCGCGATGCCGGCGACCCGGTGCAAGTCGCTTCGCGCTACGAGCAAGAAGGGGCGGACGAACTCGTCTTTCTCGACATCTGCGCCAGCCACGAAGAGCGAGCGATCATGCTCGACGTCGTGAAGCGAACGGCCGAGCAAGTCTTCATGCCGCTGACCGTCGGCGGAGGGATTCGCACGATCGAAGATATCCGCGCCTTGCTCAACGCAGGCAGCGACAAGGTCTCGATCAACTCGGCGGCCTGTAAGAACCCGGAATTCGTACGAGAAGCGGCCAGACGCTTCGGCAGCCAGTGCATCGTGGTCAACATCGACCCGAAGCGGGTGAAGAACGAAGCGGGGGAAGAGATCTGGGAAGTGCATATCAACGGCGGTCGGACGCCGACCGGACTGGAAGCGGTCTCGTGGGCCAAAAGGGTCGAAGAGCTCGGCGCCGGCGAGATTGTGCTGACCAGCATGGACTGCGACGGATCGAAAGATGGTTACGATCTTGAAGTGACGAGAGCGGTCAGCGAAGCGGTCTCGATTCCGGTGGTCGCCAGCGGCGGCGCAGGGAAGCCGGAGCACCTGGCCGATGCGATTCAACTGGGGAAAGCCGACGCGGCCCTTGCGGCCAGCATTTTTCATTTCGGCGAATACTCGATTGCGGAAACAAAACGGATTATGGCCGAGCGCGGAGTCGCCGTGCGGATCTAG
- the infC gene encoding translation initiation factor IF-3 yields the protein MRPAFPISIHEKGSTAILDRNSRDRERERDQTRINERIRKSPVRVIDEEGEQLGIIPTEEALSRARTAGLDLVEVAPMANPPVCRIMDYGKYKYQQNKKQHKSHSHHAKTKEIRLRPKTGDHDIEFKVKQAITFLKHKDKVQVSIQFRGREMAHVDEGQRVMNQVIELLEEYGKVESTPKQMGRRMMCTIAPKAS from the coding sequence GTGCGCCCAGCTTTTCCCATTTCTATCCACGAAAAAGGATCAACTGCCATCTTAGACCGGAATTCACGGGATCGCGAACGTGAACGCGATCAAACGCGCATTAACGAGAGAATTCGTAAGTCTCCCGTGCGCGTCATTGATGAAGAAGGAGAACAACTCGGGATCATTCCCACGGAAGAAGCGCTGAGTCGTGCGCGTACTGCTGGACTGGACCTAGTCGAAGTCGCCCCCATGGCGAATCCTCCTGTTTGCCGCATCATGGATTACGGCAAATACAAATACCAGCAAAACAAGAAACAACACAAATCGCACTCGCATCACGCGAAAACCAAAGAGATTCGCTTGCGTCCCAAGACCGGGGATCACGACATCGAATTCAAAGTGAAGCAGGCGATTACCTTCCTGAAGCACAAAGACAAAGTCCAAGTCTCGATCCAATTTCGCGGTCGCGAAATGGCGCACGTTGACGAAGGTCAGCGCGTCATGAATCAAGTGATCGAGCTGCTGGAGGAATACGGCAAGGTCGAGTCGACGCCGAAGCAGATGGGACGCCGCATGATGTGCACCATCGCTCCCAAGGCGAGCTAA
- a CDS encoding trypsin-like peptidase domain-containing protein has translation MNAVSALLLSVALAAAPADDSQSPVLYYVTADWCVYCREMKPTVERLKAAGYPVVIVDQTREPDMAQRLAVRGLPAFRMVHQGKIIAQTEGRTSYDELVAMFPQKPVANPNPAPQPAAASQVVRGQSPGAMMTSGNSSAARQKALAATVRLKVIDPNGFSYGTGTVVHSHHGEALVLTCGHLFRDSKGAGEIEVESFAPGASGAISGRLLSYDLDRDVALLTFKPNFPLEAVTIRTPDQPVTVGEKAFTVGCDKGADATIRESRINSINRYQGPDNLQAAGAPIDGRSGGGLFNDAGQLIGVCNAADPEYDEGYYAALKTIFSLLEEKQIAHLFTGHAAQPQVAQNAPSRNPAGPSMPEMPRSQPSMPSPSGADVAMASGMISGSSDLTPAEREVLEYIRQHGGEANITLLFHSKSNPSAQPAAFTLPNRPSPQFLQHVLSAAAGQNGGMVVRGQSQ, from the coding sequence ATGAACGCAGTCTCCGCGCTATTGTTGTCGGTTGCGCTGGCCGCCGCTCCGGCTGATGATTCTCAATCGCCAGTTCTCTACTATGTGACCGCCGATTGGTGCGTCTACTGCCGCGAAATGAAACCGACCGTTGAGCGGCTCAAAGCGGCCGGCTACCCGGTCGTGATCGTCGATCAGACTCGTGAACCGGACATGGCGCAGCGTCTCGCGGTTCGCGGCCTCCCCGCGTTTCGCATGGTCCACCAGGGCAAAATCATCGCCCAAACCGAAGGGCGAACCAGCTATGACGAGTTGGTCGCCATGTTCCCGCAAAAACCGGTCGCCAACCCCAATCCGGCTCCGCAGCCAGCCGCTGCGTCGCAAGTCGTGCGGGGGCAATCTCCTGGCGCCATGATGACTTCCGGCAATTCCTCAGCCGCTCGCCAAAAGGCCCTGGCCGCGACGGTTCGCCTGAAGGTGATCGACCCCAACGGTTTTTCCTACGGCACCGGCACCGTGGTCCACTCGCATCACGGCGAAGCGCTCGTCCTGACGTGCGGTCACTTGTTCCGCGATTCCAAGGGCGCCGGCGAGATCGAAGTCGAATCGTTCGCCCCCGGCGCCAGCGGCGCAATCTCCGGTCGCCTGCTGAGCTATGACCTCGATCGAGATGTCGCGCTACTCACTTTTAAGCCGAATTTCCCGCTCGAAGCGGTCACGATTCGCACCCCGGATCAGCCGGTTACCGTCGGCGAAAAGGCGTTCACCGTCGGCTGCGACAAAGGGGCGGACGCGACGATCCGCGAAAGCCGCATCAACAGCATCAACCGCTACCAGGGTCCGGATAATCTGCAAGCCGCGGGCGCTCCGATTGACGGACGTAGCGGCGGCGGTTTGTTCAACGACGCCGGCCAATTGATCGGCGTCTGCAACGCAGCCGACCCCGAATATGACGAAGGTTACTACGCCGCGCTGAAGACGATCTTCTCTCTGCTCGAAGAGAAGCAGATCGCCCACCTCTTCACCGGCCATGCCGCCCAGCCGCAAGTGGCGCAGAACGCCCCGAGCCGCAACCCGGCCGGTCCGTCGATGCCGGAAATGCCGCGGTCGCAGCCAAGCATGCCGTCACCCTCTGGCGCCGACGTCGCCATGGCCAGCGGGATGATCTCGGGAAGCAGCGATCTGACCCCGGCCGAACGAGAAGTCCTGGAATACATTCGCCAGCACGGCGGAGAAGCGAACATCACGCTCTTGTTCCATTCCAAATCGAACCCCAGCGCTCAGCCGGCCGCGTTTACCCTCCCGAACCGTCCGTCGCCCCAGTTTTTGCAGCACGTATTGAGCGCTGCGGCGGGGCAAAACGGGGGAATGGTGGTCCGCGGACAGAGCCAATAA